From Apium graveolens cultivar Ventura chromosome 9, ASM990537v1, whole genome shotgun sequence, the proteins below share one genomic window:
- the LOC141682726 gene encoding uncharacterized protein LOC141682726: MAMSLPEAIIFYEISSRLCVKYLIRLSIVCKRWFSLIMKPGPINSFLARTSFNLQHNTTCHTSLVTESIFAHCPPITVLHNITDSSFSKCINLINGQSNISTSCYLVDSVHGLVCFSYASREEGLLFLWNPVTNLFKTVPVPHLSSTVFADNYHIVHSEFALGYDPVNADIKILNIELWESRYKEPRSSLQIHLYSCKTETWKEIKDETATPQMFIFVQNMKSSPNYAYVNFYERPATLVAFDFHDEVFKHLPSWETFLTEVACNPCLIDRVSTAVYSSKWGSQVVIALDEIQGIWSQQYILPDLLKYRYNLQLSFRNGDIIVDDRNGNLLLFQAESCQFKNLINLGPTWTYRHVLPYTESLIYIKGMQKLNRENVNKCFNNRELKEGKKPIMKRNRRQNLVERKQKIKAQKN, encoded by the exons ATGGCGATGTCGCTCCCGGAAGCGATAATATTTTACGAGATTTCGAGCCGACTTTGCGTCAAGTATCTAATTCGGCTAAGTATAGTGTGTAAGCGGTGGTTTTCGCTCATCATGAAACCTGGACCAATCAATTCCTTCCTCGCTCGAACCTCTTTCAATCTTCAACACAATACTACTTGTCACACTTCTTTAGTTACTGAATCCATATTTGCGCACTGTCCCCCAATTACTGTCTTACACAACATAACCGATTCTTCATTCTCTAAATgcattaatttaattaatgggcAAAGTAATATCTCAACTTCGTGTTACCTAGTTGATTCAGTTCATGGTCTTGTCTGTTTTTCTTATGCTAGTAGGGAAGAAGGTTTGTTGTTCTTATGGAATCCGGTGACCAACTTGTTCAAAACAGTTCCAGTCCCCCATCTCTCTTCAACAGTTTTTGCAGATAATTATCATATAGTTCATTCAGAGTTTGCATTAGGTTATGATCCGGTTAATGCAGATATTAAGATTCTGAACATTGAACTTTGGGAATCTAGATATAAAGAACCAAGGTCTTCACTTCAAATTCATCTATACTCTTGTAAAACCGAGACTTGGAAAGAAATTAAAGATGAGACAGCTACTCCACAAATGTTTATATTCGTGCAAAATATGAAGAGTAGTCCTAATTACGCCTATGTGAATTTTTACGAACGTCCTGCTACATTGGTGGCCTTTGATTTTCATGATGAGGTGTTTAAGCATTTGCCTAGTTGGGAAACGTTTCTTACTGAAGTTGCATGCAATCCTTGCCTTATTGACCGTGTTAGTACTGCAGTGTACAGCAGCAAGTGGGGAAGTCAAGTCGTTATTGCTTTAGATGAAATTCAAGGTATTTGGTCTCAACAATACATTTTGCCTGATTTGCTGAAATATCGCTACAATTTACAACTGAGTTTTAGGAATGGCGACATCATAGTTGATGATCGCAATGGAAATCTGCTACTATTCCAAGCTGAAAGTTGCCAGTTTAAGAATCTTATTAATCTTGGACCAACGTGGACCTACCGACATGTTTTGCCTTACACAGAGAGCCTAATCTACATCAAAGGAATGCAAAAACTTAATAGAGAGAATGTCAACAAGTGTTTTAACAATAG GGAACTGAAGGAAGGTAAGAAGCCGATAATGAAAAGGAACCGAAGGCAAAATTTGGTGGAGAGAAAACAGAAGATTAAGGcacaaaaaaattga
- the LOC141682728 gene encoding protein OSB1, mitochondrial-like isoform X1 produces the protein MAALHQTTLVLAKTTTLQWAPKLTHHHSLLLPLNFRPSKHTHHFPRKTLTCSNQYNNYNSSSNNDNINSGQYYEYERHAVTADKTQFPRPTEIEWRKEICNSVQLIGNVGTPVQIKHLSSGKVVAWSRLAVRKSPTDTAWINLTFWDDLAQIAYQHVEKGQQIYVSGRLVSDTVESDDGKQQTYYKVVVSQLNFIERSASPVALYDGDSNSAGKRPKNYAASNTGSVEELWQAFFVNPTEWWDNRKNKRSPNYPDFKHKDTGEALWVEGRNNPPWVKSQLSILDTRMESYPERNTGVSNFIVGDDFSPF, from the exons ATGGCTGCGCTACACCAAACAACACTGGTGTTAGCGAAGACAACAACTCTTCAGTGGGCCCCCAAACTAACCCACCATCACTCTCTTTTATTACCACTTAACTTCAGACCAAGCAAACATACGCATCACTTCCCGCGCAAAACATTAACATGTTCAAACCAATACAACAACTACAACAGCAGTAGTAACAACGACAACATAAATAGTGGTCAGTACTATGAGTACGAGAGACATGCAGTGACGGCGGATAAGACACAGTTCCCGAGGCCGACAGAGATAGAGTGGAGAAAAGAGATATGTAATAGTGTGCAACTGATTGGGAATGTAGGGACACCTGTCCAGATAAAACATCTTAGTTCTGGGAAAGTTGTTGCTTGGTCTAGACTTGCTGTTAGGAAATCTCCTACTGATACTGCTTG GATTAATTTAACATTCTGGGATGATCTAGCTCAGATCGCCTATCAGCACGTAGAAAAAGGTCAACAAATATATGTTTCTGGTCGTCTGGTGTCTGATACTGTTGAAAGCGATGATGGAAAGCAGCAGACCTACTATAAG GTAGTTGTTTCGCAGCTGAATTTTATCGAGAGAAGCGCCTCACCAGTGGCATTGTATGACGGGGATTCAAATTCag CAGGTAAAAGACCCAAAAATTATGCTGCAAGCAACACGGGATCAGTTGAGGAACTATGGCAAGCCTTCTTTGTCAATCCAACTGAATGGTGGGATAATAGAAAGAACAAG AGAAGCCCTAACTATCCAGATTTCAAGCACAAAGATACTGGGGAGGCGTTATGGGTCGAAGGCAGGAATAACCCACCGTGGGTGAAATCTCAACTCTCAATCTTGGATACAAGGATGGAATCATATCCTGAAAGAAACACTGGTGTTTCAAACTTTATAGTTGGTGACGATTTCTCACCTTTCTAA
- the LOC141682728 gene encoding protein OSB1, mitochondrial-like isoform X2, translating to MAALHQTTLVLAKTTTLQWAPKLTHHHSLLLPLNFRPSKHTHHFPRKTLTCSNQYNNYNSSSNNDNINSGQYYEYERHAVTADKTQFPRPTEIEWRKEICNSVQLIGNVGTPVQIKHLSSGKVVAWSRLAVRKSPTDTAWINLTFWDDLAQIAYQHVEKGQQIYVSGRLVSDTVESDDGKQQTYYKVVVSQLNFIERSASPVALYDGDSNSGKRPKNYAASNTGSVEELWQAFFVNPTEWWDNRKNKRSPNYPDFKHKDTGEALWVEGRNNPPWVKSQLSILDTRMESYPERNTGVSNFIVGDDFSPF from the exons ATGGCTGCGCTACACCAAACAACACTGGTGTTAGCGAAGACAACAACTCTTCAGTGGGCCCCCAAACTAACCCACCATCACTCTCTTTTATTACCACTTAACTTCAGACCAAGCAAACATACGCATCACTTCCCGCGCAAAACATTAACATGTTCAAACCAATACAACAACTACAACAGCAGTAGTAACAACGACAACATAAATAGTGGTCAGTACTATGAGTACGAGAGACATGCAGTGACGGCGGATAAGACACAGTTCCCGAGGCCGACAGAGATAGAGTGGAGAAAAGAGATATGTAATAGTGTGCAACTGATTGGGAATGTAGGGACACCTGTCCAGATAAAACATCTTAGTTCTGGGAAAGTTGTTGCTTGGTCTAGACTTGCTGTTAGGAAATCTCCTACTGATACTGCTTG GATTAATTTAACATTCTGGGATGATCTAGCTCAGATCGCCTATCAGCACGTAGAAAAAGGTCAACAAATATATGTTTCTGGTCGTCTGGTGTCTGATACTGTTGAAAGCGATGATGGAAAGCAGCAGACCTACTATAAG GTAGTTGTTTCGCAGCTGAATTTTATCGAGAGAAGCGCCTCACCAGTGGCATTGTATGACGGGGATTCAAATTCag GTAAAAGACCCAAAAATTATGCTGCAAGCAACACGGGATCAGTTGAGGAACTATGGCAAGCCTTCTTTGTCAATCCAACTGAATGGTGGGATAATAGAAAGAACAAG AGAAGCCCTAACTATCCAGATTTCAAGCACAAAGATACTGGGGAGGCGTTATGGGTCGAAGGCAGGAATAACCCACCGTGGGTGAAATCTCAACTCTCAATCTTGGATACAAGGATGGAATCATATCCTGAAAGAAACACTGGTGTTTCAAACTTTATAGTTGGTGACGATTTCTCACCTTTCTAA
- the LOC141682729 gene encoding auxin-induced protein 22D-like: MEQESHVMKATELRLGLPGSDEPVKKSTNKRASSEIDSSVSNGEKGDNQESSLHPTKTQVVGWPPVRSFRKNVMQQKKTEAESSGMFVKVSMDGAPFLRKIDLKVYNNYSELLKAFENMFKCTIGVYCEKEGYNGSEDALTYEDKDGDWMLAGDVPWEMFISSCTRMRIMKASEAKGLGCL, translated from the exons ATGGAGCAGGAAAGCCATGTCATGAAAGCAACTGAGCTAAGATTAGGGTTACCCGGATCCGATGAGCCCGTGAAGAAGAGTACTAACAAGCGTGCTTCATCAGAGATTGATAGTAGTGTGTCAAATGGTGAAAAGGGTGATAATCAAGAATCATCTCTCCACCCTACCAA GACACAAGTCGTTGGTTGGCCACCAGTCAGATCTTTCCGGAAAAATGTTATGCAACAGAAGAAAACCGAGGCAGAGAGTAGTGGGATGTTTGTGAAAGTGAGCATGGATGGAGCTCCATTTCTTAGAAAGATTGATCTTAAGGTCTACAACAACTACTCTGAGCTCTTGAAGGCCTTTGAAAATATGTTCAAGTGCACTATTGGTGTGTATTGTGAAAAAGAAGGATACAATGGATCCGAGGATGCCCTAACCTATGAAGATAAAGACGGAGACTGGATGCTGGCAGGAGATGTTCCATGGGAGATGTTTATTAGTTCCTGCACAAGGATGAGAATTATGAAGGCCTCCGAAGCTAAAGGCTTGGGATGTCTGTAA